A stretch of Aedes aegypti strain LVP_AGWG chromosome 2, AaegL5.0 Primary Assembly, whole genome shotgun sequence DNA encodes these proteins:
- the LOC5565541 gene encoding NADH dehydrogenase [ubiquinone] 1 alpha subcomplex subunit 5 codes for MSTVFNIIFKCRSFSERTIFTWHRFNRTEIWREAMSGAIKKATGLTGLNVAKNPHHTLTALYNKILRAVAKMPQDAAYRRYTEQIVSERAKIVASTPTVREVEDKINCGQVEELIIQAENELTLARKMLGWKPWEPLVKQAPATQWSWPPAKIHELK; via the exons ATGTCGACTGTCTTCAACATTATATTCAAATGTCGTTCTTTCAGTGAGCGAACGATTTTCACCTGGCATCGTTTCAATCGAACAGAAATTTGG CGTGAAGCTATGTCTGGTGCTATCAAGAAG GCTACCGGTTTGACCGGGCTCAATGTGGCCAAGAACCCACACCACACTCTGACCGCCCTGTACAACAAAATCCTCCGGGCCGTGGCGAAGATGCCCCAGGATGCGGCCTATCGGCGTTACACCGAGCAAATTGTTTCGGAGCGTGCCAAGATCGTAGCTTCG ACACCAACGGTTCGTGAAGTGGAGGACAAGATCAACTGCGGACAGGTGGAGGAACTGATCATCCAAGCGGAAAACGAACTGACCCTGGCGCGTAAGATGCTCGGTTGGAAGCCATGGGAACCTCTGGTAAAGCAGGCCCCGGCAACCCAGTGGTCCTGGCCACCGGCGAAAATTCACGAACTCAAGTAA
- the LOC5565542 gene encoding uncharacterized protein LOC5565542 — translation MIRFRIYFLALLFIIHCSLATCGPIQKVEPAVPIRVRRQFSMNFGATHQQDEGTDVTAEAIARLWRSKSGTTEVQGSASYNQHFGGFQGDGHDYRLKLKIVFT, via the exons ATGATTCGCTTCAGAATTTACTTTCTAGCTCTTCTATTCATAATTCATTGCTCACTTGCAACATGTGGACCGATTCAGAAAGTG GAACCAGCAGTGCCCATCCGAGTGAGACGTCAGTTTTCGATGAACTTTGGAGCTACCCATCAACAGGACGAAGGAACGGACGTTACGGCTGAGGCGATTGCCCGCTTATGGCGAAGTAAAAGCGGAACCACCGAAGTGCAGGGATCAGCTAGCTACAATCAACATTTCGGTGGATTTCAGGGAGACG GTCACGACTATCGTCTCAAACTGAAAATAGTGTTCACCTAA